The DNA segment ttttggtggggggagaGGGGTGCATCCCAACCCCGCGGCGCacggggagggggcagcggcggtgaGGGGGGGGCGAcggggccgctgctgctgcccttgAGGTGcctacctgtgtgtgtgtgtgtgcggcgGGGCCCCCCGATTTGGGGGTGCCCGGAGGCGCACGCGTTGTGGTCTAGGGGGAAACTAGAGGCTGCTCCTGACTCTGCCGGTGTGCGATGCCTTGGAGGGTGCTCGCCgtgcattaaataaaaaaaaataagttgctGCTCCTCTCTCGGCGTGTTTAGTTGGCAAATATTTGTACTGGGTGCTgggcagggagaggcagacagggaCTGCGAGTGAGTTGAGAATGGTTTAGTTTAAAGTGCGTCTTCATTTCTTTGCAGTGATCAGGCAAGAGAGACTGGGGAGCCATATTTGTAACTTTGTAGTCCTCATGAACGcgccctttctctctctctccctctctccagaTGCTGagaagataaaagaaaagaaTTTTAAACCAATGCTTAGCGTTTTTGGCGATCGGGTATCGCCGCCGGTAGCGCGAGCgttgaataaaaaaaatattgcaagaaaTAAAACGCACTCTCCACCCCCTCCATCCCCACACACGCACAAAAAGGCtggatgtgtgcgtgtgcgtgtttttctgtccccccaccccccctccccgcgccTTTCCCCGGGGCCGGACTTCAGGTTGTTGTTCCGCGTCTCGCAGAATAAACGAGAGAGAGAAAAACTTtgtcaggacaaaaaaaaaaaaaaaaagcggggagggggggaaaggggaagggaaaaaaaaaagccaccccaAATGAGTCGGTGGCGGGGGGTGCCCGGAGCCAGGCGGGGCGCGAACTCGGGGCGCTGGGAGGCAGAAGGCAGCGCGGGGaagccccctcctcccctccccgccccgccaggCCCTTGCATAAtggccgggcagggcgaggtgtgccccggccccgccgcgcaaggggaggaagggggaacGTACCTCTCCGGGGGGCGCTGGGGAGAGGGCGGAGGCGAAGCGGCGGGACGCGGCCCCGCAGCTTTTCGGTGGCCGAGCGCGGTGTCCGAGGGACAAAGGCGGGGCAGGTCGATGGAACCTGCTCTTTAAAGTTTAAAAACTcctgggcgaggaggaggagaaggatgggggggaaggaggagggctCCCGCCACCGCCGCGGCACACGCCGCCGTCCCCGGCGGGCGGTGGGGCCCGACCCGGCGCTGCGCGGCCCGCGGGAGCTCATTGTTCGGGCGCGGGGGGCACAATGAGGCGAGCGGGGCCGGTCGGCgagcgcccccccgccccgccgagccgctcccggccccgcgtTGCCAGCGCCACACCACAAGTAGGACGCGGCgccatgttttttttcttcctccccccctccccgcttcttccactcctcctcctcctcctcagctgcgGCGGAGGGAACGAGCGGGCGCGGGCGGCGGCCCTGCCCGCCGCGCCGTGGAGGAGGGGGAGACCCCCCGGCCCGGCTCGCCCCACCGCCGGCGGTTCCCGGTCTGGCAGGTCGGGGGTAGCAGCGGTGTGTGGAAGTGCGACATGAGGCGTTGGCGGAGGGGCTGTTCCTGCCGGCGCTGCGactgcggcggcggggccgggcagaGGGGCGCCCTCTCCGACATGACTGCCAGCCGCCGGGGCTGCCATTTTGTCGCCGCCGTCGCCGAGCGCGGGGCGGGAGGAGGCTCGTGACGACCAC comes from the Patagioenas fasciata isolate bPatFas1 chromosome 12, bPatFas1.hap1, whole genome shotgun sequence genome and includes:
- the LOC139828981 gene encoding uncharacterized protein; this encodes MKLTIIENHVDKVRRRCWPGGARSPRQAGARRRPVPQSPREIKIIKIKGVGERRLFTLLARPAVVVTSLLPPRARRRRRQNGSPGGWQSCRRGRPSARPRRRSRSAGRNSPSANASCRTSTHRCYPRPARPGTAGGGASRAGGSPPPPRRGGQGRRPRPLVPSAAAEEEEEEWKKRGGGEEEKKHGAASYLWCGAGNAGPGAARRGGGALADRPRSPHCAPRARTMSSRGPRSAGSGPTARRGRRRVPRRWREPSSFPPILLLLLAQEFLNFKEQVPSTCPAFVPRTPRSATEKLRGRVPPLRLRPLPSAPRRASGERERERKGAFMRTTKLQIWLPSLSCLITAKK